Proteins encoded within one genomic window of Cellulomonas xiejunii:
- the msrA gene encoding peptide-methionine (S)-S-oxide reductase MsrA yields the protein MASLFETLLGTSLRTTMVDAEHALKGRDGYAYPVPEKHVVLGTPLQGPWPEGTRVLYLASGCFWGAEKEAWQLPGVVTTAVGYMGGFTPYPTYEETCTGRTGHTETVMVAYDPTVLSDVDLLRHFWEEHDPTQGFRQGNDVGTQYRSAVFFTTPEQEAAARETRDAYAPLLKSRGYGDVTTEIRSVEDAGTFYYAEGPHQQYLQKNPGGYCPVNSTGVACPLPPA from the coding sequence ATGGCCTCGTTGTTCGAGACGCTGCTCGGCACGTCGCTGCGCACCACGATGGTGGACGCGGAGCACGCGCTCAAGGGGCGGGACGGGTACGCGTACCCGGTGCCCGAGAAGCACGTCGTGCTGGGGACGCCGCTGCAGGGGCCGTGGCCCGAGGGGACGCGCGTGCTGTACCTCGCGTCCGGGTGCTTCTGGGGTGCGGAGAAGGAGGCGTGGCAGCTGCCGGGCGTCGTCACGACGGCCGTCGGGTACATGGGCGGCTTCACGCCGTACCCGACGTACGAGGAGACGTGCACCGGACGCACGGGCCACACCGAGACGGTGATGGTCGCGTACGACCCCACCGTGCTGTCCGACGTCGACCTCCTGCGGCACTTCTGGGAGGAGCACGACCCGACCCAGGGCTTCCGCCAGGGCAACGACGTGGGCACGCAGTACCGCAGCGCGGTGTTCTTCACGACGCCCGAGCAGGAGGCCGCGGCCCGCGAGACCCGCGACGCGTACGCCCCGCTGCTGAAGTCGCGCGGGTACGGCGACGTGACGACGGAGATCCGGTCCGTCGAGGACGCCGGCACGTTCTACTACGCCGAGGGCCCGCACCAGCAGTACCTGCAGAAGAACCCGGGCGGCTACTGCCCGGTCAACTCCACCGGCGTCGCCTGCCCGCTCCCCCCGGCCTGA
- a CDS encoding cystathionine gamma-synthase, which translates to MTHDPLAQHPDWTDSGFSTRAIHAGQDPDPRTGAVVTPIHQVSTYKQDGVGGLRGGYEYSRSGNPTRDALQEALAAVEGGAAAFAFSSGLAAEDTLLRSVLRPGDHVVVPDDAYGGTYRLIARVLGPWGVDHTPVDLSDPDAVLAAIEPGRTKVVWVETPTNPLLGIADIAAIATHAQSAGAVLVVDNTFASPYLQQPLALGADAVVHSTTKYIGGHSDVVGGAVVVADGSQLPAGMVGPTGTTSLRDAVGFLQNASGAVAGPFDAWLTLRGLKTLAVRMDRHNSNAEAVARFLVEHPGVREVLWPGLPGHPGHEVAARQMRGFGGMVAFRTGSADSAVAVCAATRVFTLAESLGGVESLVEHPGRMTHGSVAGTALEVPDDLVRLSVGIEDVEDLLTDLAQALAAAGLGR; encoded by the coding sequence GTGACTCACGACCCGCTCGCGCAGCACCCCGACTGGACCGACTCCGGATTCTCCACCCGAGCCATCCACGCAGGTCAGGACCCCGACCCGCGCACCGGCGCGGTGGTGACGCCCATCCACCAGGTCTCGACGTACAAGCAGGACGGCGTCGGCGGCCTGCGCGGCGGGTACGAGTACTCCCGTTCCGGCAACCCGACGCGCGACGCGCTGCAGGAGGCGCTCGCCGCCGTCGAGGGCGGTGCGGCCGCGTTCGCGTTCTCGTCCGGCCTCGCCGCGGAGGACACGCTGCTGCGGTCCGTGCTGCGGCCGGGCGACCACGTCGTCGTCCCGGACGACGCCTACGGCGGCACCTACCGCCTCATCGCGCGGGTCCTGGGCCCGTGGGGCGTCGACCACACGCCGGTCGACCTGTCCGACCCGGACGCCGTCCTCGCCGCGATCGAGCCCGGCCGCACGAAGGTCGTCTGGGTCGAGACCCCGACCAACCCGCTGCTCGGTATCGCCGACATCGCCGCGATCGCGACGCACGCGCAGTCGGCCGGCGCCGTGCTCGTCGTCGACAACACGTTCGCGTCGCCGTACCTGCAGCAGCCCCTCGCACTCGGTGCGGACGCGGTCGTGCACTCGACGACCAAGTACATCGGCGGGCACTCCGACGTCGTCGGCGGTGCGGTCGTCGTGGCCGACGGCTCCCAGCTGCCCGCGGGGATGGTCGGTCCCACCGGGACCACCTCCCTGCGCGACGCGGTCGGGTTCCTGCAGAACGCCTCCGGCGCGGTCGCCGGGCCGTTCGACGCGTGGCTCACGCTGCGCGGCCTGAAGACGCTCGCGGTCCGCATGGACCGGCACAACAGCAACGCCGAGGCGGTCGCCCGGTTCCTCGTCGAGCACCCCGGCGTGCGCGAGGTCCTGTGGCCCGGCCTGCCCGGGCACCCCGGCCACGAGGTCGCCGCCCGCCAGATGCGCGGCTTCGGCGGAATGGTCGCGTTCCGCACCGGCTCGGCGGACTCCGCCGTCGCGGTGTGCGCGGCGACCCGGGTCTTCACGCTCGCCGAGTCCCTCGGCGGTGTCGAGTCGCTCGTCGAGCACCCCGGCCGCATGACCCACGGGTCCGTGGCCGGCACGGCGCTCGAGGTACCCGACGACCTCGTCCGCCTCTCCGTGGGGATCGAGGACGTCGAGGACCTGCTGACCGACCTGGCGCAGGCCCTCGCCGCGGCGGGGCTCGGGCGGTGA
- a CDS encoding AI-2E family transporter codes for MNAPGVRDQGPTSPGAPALTPRPEPVPAAVRAWSDWSWRVLVILAGLAAGLWLLAALKVIVVPVAIALLITVLLSPVVAGMQRHLRLPRAAAAGLALVLLLALVAGLLTLAGRSIVNGIAALWEQAREGIDELVRWLSDGPLNLGQGDLDKYVEQLQDAAASSGQQIASGALSVGVTVGHVAAGALIALFCSLFFLIDGRGIWAWVVGLMPRGSRERFHQAGRRGWVTLGAYTRTQILVAGVDAVGIGIGAAFLQLPLVVPLAVLVFFGSFIPFVGAIVTGSIAVLVALVTQGWGSALIMLGVVLLVQQLEGHVLQPFLMGHAVSLHPVAVLLVVTTGSLVAGIVGALFAVPLAALINTVVLYLHGHDKFPQLGSDDHVPIRAKGHPVLDRAVAAAAEAESEARAAREDDDARGTTAGDSPVAP; via the coding sequence GTGAACGCACCGGGCGTGCGCGACCAGGGCCCGACGTCGCCGGGTGCTCCCGCGCTGACCCCACGCCCCGAGCCGGTACCGGCGGCCGTGCGCGCGTGGTCGGACTGGTCATGGCGCGTGCTGGTGATCCTCGCCGGGCTCGCCGCCGGGCTGTGGCTCCTGGCGGCACTCAAGGTGATCGTCGTGCCCGTCGCGATCGCGCTGCTGATCACGGTGCTGCTCTCGCCCGTCGTCGCGGGCATGCAGCGGCACCTGCGACTGCCGCGCGCCGCCGCGGCCGGTCTCGCGCTGGTCCTGCTGCTCGCGCTCGTGGCAGGGCTCCTGACGCTCGCGGGACGGTCGATCGTCAACGGCATCGCCGCGCTGTGGGAGCAGGCTCGTGAGGGTATCGACGAGCTGGTCCGCTGGCTGTCGGACGGGCCTCTGAACCTCGGTCAGGGCGACCTCGACAAGTACGTCGAGCAGCTGCAGGACGCGGCCGCGTCGAGCGGTCAGCAGATCGCCTCAGGTGCTCTGTCGGTGGGTGTCACCGTCGGGCACGTCGCCGCCGGCGCGCTGATCGCGCTGTTCTGCTCGCTGTTCTTCCTCATCGACGGGCGGGGGATCTGGGCGTGGGTCGTCGGGCTCATGCCGCGCGGGTCGCGCGAACGGTTCCACCAGGCGGGGCGGCGCGGCTGGGTCACGCTCGGCGCCTACACCCGCACGCAGATCCTCGTCGCCGGTGTCGACGCCGTCGGCATCGGCATCGGGGCCGCGTTCCTGCAGCTGCCGCTGGTCGTCCCGCTCGCGGTGCTGGTGTTCTTCGGGTCGTTCATCCCGTTCGTCGGGGCGATCGTCACGGGCTCCATCGCGGTCCTCGTCGCGCTCGTCACGCAGGGCTGGGGATCGGCGCTGATCATGCTGGGCGTCGTGCTGCTGGTCCAGCAGCTCGAGGGGCACGTGCTGCAGCCGTTCCTCATGGGGCACGCCGTGTCGCTGCACCCCGTCGCCGTGCTGCTCGTCGTCACGACCGGGTCGCTGGTCGCGGGCATCGTCGGCGCCCTGTTCGCGGTGCCGCTCGCGGCCCTGATCAACACCGTGGTGCTGTACCTGCACGGGCACGACAAGTTCCCCCAGCTCGGGTCGGACGACCACGTGCCCATCCGCGCCAAGGGGCACCCGGTCCTCGACCGGGCCGTCGCCGCGGCGGCGGAGGCGGAGTCCGAGGCGCGTGCCGCGCGCGAGGACGACGACGCCCGCGGCACGACGGCGGGCGACTCGCCCGTGGCCCCGTGA
- the ilvA gene encoding threonine ammonia-lyase yields the protein MIGPQDVRDAAVLIAGVAERTPVQRSRALSRMIGADVWLKCENLQRAGSFKIRGAYTRMARLTDVEKAGGVVAASAGNHAQGVALAAGILGIDAVIFMPVDAALPKIAATRSYGAHVELVGTSVDEALVAAHEHAARTGAVLIHPFDHPDIAAGQGTVALEVLEQVPDAGTIVVPVGGGGLAAGVAAALADRPDVRVVGVQAARAAAYPASLAAGRPTPAPELRTMADGIAVGTPGDVPFEVLASHQVQVRTVSEEDLSRALLLVAERAKLVVEPSGAAAVAAVMADPRGIAAGDDRPVVCVLSGGNIDPLVLLRVVRHGLASAGRYLQLHVVVEDTPGALADLLRDVAAMGGNVMHVSHLRTGGDLGFSDVAVDLQIETKGPEHCGALLTGLRAAGYRLSSA from the coding sequence GTGATCGGACCGCAGGACGTCCGCGACGCGGCCGTGCTGATCGCCGGTGTCGCCGAGCGCACGCCGGTGCAGCGCAGCCGCGCGCTGTCCCGCATGATCGGGGCGGACGTCTGGCTCAAGTGCGAGAACCTGCAGCGGGCCGGCTCGTTCAAGATCCGCGGCGCCTACACGCGCATGGCACGTCTCACCGACGTGGAGAAGGCCGGGGGAGTCGTCGCGGCGAGCGCCGGCAACCACGCGCAGGGCGTCGCCCTGGCCGCGGGCATCCTCGGGATCGACGCCGTCATCTTCATGCCGGTCGACGCCGCGCTGCCGAAGATCGCGGCGACCCGGTCCTACGGCGCGCACGTCGAGCTCGTCGGCACGTCCGTGGACGAGGCGCTCGTGGCGGCGCACGAGCACGCGGCGCGCACGGGCGCGGTGCTCATCCACCCGTTCGACCACCCGGACATCGCAGCCGGGCAGGGGACGGTCGCGCTCGAGGTCCTCGAGCAGGTGCCGGACGCCGGGACCATCGTCGTGCCCGTCGGCGGCGGCGGGCTCGCCGCCGGGGTCGCCGCCGCGCTGGCAGACCGGCCGGACGTCCGCGTCGTGGGGGTGCAGGCCGCGCGCGCGGCCGCCTACCCTGCATCGCTCGCCGCAGGACGCCCCACGCCGGCGCCCGAGCTGCGCACGATGGCCGACGGCATCGCCGTCGGGACTCCCGGGGACGTCCCGTTCGAGGTGCTCGCGAGCCACCAGGTCCAGGTGCGCACCGTCTCGGAGGAGGACCTGTCACGCGCGCTGCTGCTCGTCGCGGAGCGCGCGAAGCTCGTGGTCGAGCCGTCGGGCGCTGCGGCCGTCGCCGCCGTCATGGCGGACCCGCGTGGCATCGCGGCGGGGGACGACCGGCCGGTGGTGTGCGTCCTGTCGGGCGGCAACATCGACCCGCTGGTGCTGCTGCGCGTCGTGCGCCACGGCCTGGCGTCCGCGGGGCGGTACCTGCAGCTGCACGTGGTCGTCGAGGACACACCGGGCGCGCTGGCCGACCTGCTGCGGGACGTCGCGGCGATGGGCGGCAACGTCATGCACGTCAGCCACCTGCGCACGGGCGGCGACCTCGGGTTCAGCGACGTGGCAGTCGACCTGCAGATCGAGACCAAGGGCCCCGAGCACTGCGGCGCGCTGCTGACGGGCCTGCGAGCGGCGGGCTACCGCCTCAGCAGCGCCTGA
- the greA gene encoding transcription elongation factor GreA, protein MTETTAATWLTQEAYDRLTEELTYLQTDGRKEITDRIAAARDEGDLKENGGYHAAREEQAKQEARIRELQAKLRNVQIGTPPDDGVVEPGMVVTALVAGDEMTFLLGSREIAGSADIDVFSPTSPLGAAIHGHKVGDSTSYEAPNGRQIPVEIKAASPFHG, encoded by the coding sequence GTGACCGAGACGACTGCGGCCACATGGCTGACGCAGGAGGCCTACGACCGCCTCACGGAGGAGCTCACGTACCTCCAGACGGACGGTCGCAAGGAGATCACGGACCGCATCGCGGCGGCCCGTGACGAGGGCGACCTCAAGGAGAACGGCGGCTACCACGCCGCCCGCGAGGAGCAGGCCAAGCAGGAGGCCCGCATCCGCGAGCTCCAGGCCAAGCTCCGCAACGTGCAGATCGGCACGCCGCCCGACGACGGCGTCGTCGAGCCCGGCATGGTCGTGACGGCCCTCGTCGCAGGTGACGAGATGACGTTCCTGCTCGGCTCGCGCGAGATCGCGGGGAGCGCGGACATCGACGTCTTCTCCCCGACGTCGCCCCTGGGCGCCGCGATCCACGGGCACAAGGTTGGCGACTCGACGTCGTACGAGGCGCCGAACGGTCGCCAGATCCCGGTCGAGATCAAGGCAGCCAGCCCGTTCCACGGCTGA
- a CDS encoding DUF4307 domain-containing protein, whose translation MVAPAPRPPAGRYGPEPTDGTRRLQRLALAAVVVVAMVLLAWIGTGVMRDPVIWQDVGYRVDGPTSTEVTFDVTTPLGQAATCRVQALSSTYAQVGVLDVPIPPAETRTRRVTVTVPTVQLAVTGVVQGCEPVD comes from the coding sequence GTGGTCGCACCGGCCCCCCGCCCGCCCGCCGGGCGCTACGGACCGGAACCCACCGACGGCACCCGCCGCCTGCAGCGCCTCGCGCTCGCCGCGGTCGTGGTGGTCGCCATGGTGCTCCTCGCCTGGATCGGCACGGGAGTCATGCGCGACCCGGTGATCTGGCAGGACGTCGGCTACCGCGTGGACGGGCCGACGTCGACCGAGGTGACGTTCGACGTCACCACACCGCTGGGCCAGGCGGCGACGTGCCGCGTCCAGGCCCTGTCGTCGACGTACGCGCAGGTCGGCGTTCTGGACGTGCCGATCCCTCCCGCGGAGACGCGCACCCGTCGCGTGACCGTCACCGTGCCGACCGTGCAGCTCGCCGTGACGGGCGTCGTGCAGGGGTGCGAACCGGTCGACTGA
- the mca gene encoding mycothiol conjugate amidase Mca, with product MAVHAHPDDESSKGAATTARYAAEGVEVLVVTCTGGERGDVLNPHYGPAPEGLEAMRAVRREEMAAAAAALGVQQRWLGFVDSGLPEGDPLPPLPEGSFATLPLEEASAPLVAAVREFRPHVITTYDPSGGYPHPDHIMCHRVSVEAFATAGDPERYRGQGEPWTPLKLYYNHGFSLARMRAVHDAIVAAGGESPFSDWIDSRQAREVPEREVTTRIACADHFAQRDAALRAHATQIDPEGWFFAVPREVEVATWPAEEYELAESRVETTLPETDLFAGVRGTEHAR from the coding sequence ATGGCGGTGCACGCGCACCCGGACGACGAGTCCAGCAAGGGTGCGGCGACCACCGCGCGGTACGCCGCGGAGGGTGTCGAGGTCCTGGTCGTGACGTGCACGGGCGGTGAGCGCGGCGACGTCCTCAACCCGCACTACGGCCCGGCTCCCGAGGGTCTGGAGGCGATGCGCGCCGTGCGGCGTGAGGAGATGGCCGCGGCGGCCGCCGCGCTGGGCGTCCAGCAGCGTTGGCTCGGGTTCGTCGACTCGGGGCTGCCCGAGGGTGACCCGCTGCCGCCGCTGCCCGAGGGCTCGTTCGCGACCCTGCCGCTCGAGGAGGCGAGCGCCCCGCTCGTCGCAGCGGTCCGGGAGTTCCGGCCGCACGTGATCACGACGTACGACCCGTCGGGCGGGTACCCGCACCCTGACCACATCATGTGCCACCGGGTCTCGGTCGAGGCGTTCGCGACGGCCGGCGACCCCGAGCGCTACCGCGGGCAGGGCGAGCCGTGGACGCCGCTCAAGCTGTACTACAACCACGGCTTCTCGCTCGCGCGGATGCGGGCCGTGCACGACGCGATCGTGGCCGCCGGTGGCGAGTCGCCGTTCAGCGACTGGATCGACTCACGCCAGGCGCGCGAGGTCCCCGAGCGCGAGGTGACGACGCGCATCGCGTGCGCCGACCACTTCGCGCAGCGCGACGCCGCGCTGCGCGCGCACGCCACGCAGATCGACCCGGAGGGTTGGTTCTTCGCCGTCCCGCGCGAGGTCGAGGTCGCGACCTGGCCCGCCGAGGAGTACGAGCTCGCCGAGTCCCGCGTGGAGACGACACTGCCCGAGACCGACCTGTTCGCGGGTGTCCGCGGGACGGAGCACGCACGATGA
- a CDS encoding carbon-nitrogen hydrolase family protein — MSARPQPPQRPAVRVTVAQLEVGQDRHANLLAARDALRTAARARADLVVLPEYACAFDPRGVGVELAEPLDGPFVSALREDAAAHGLAVVAGTTVPGGEPGADGQPRAHNVVVAVDAGGQVAGVYRKVHLYDAFGHRESQRLAPGPLDAPPLVLDVAGLRFGVLTCYDLRFPESARRLVDAGADVLVVPAAWASGDLKAMHWRTLAVARAIENTAAVVAVGQAGRGVVGRSLVVGPDGVVGLELDDVPQVRTVDLDADELRSVRERNPSLAHRRYAVVPRG; from the coding sequence GTGAGCGCTCGTCCCCAGCCGCCGCAGCGCCCGGCCGTGCGCGTCACGGTCGCGCAGCTCGAGGTGGGGCAGGACCGCCACGCGAACCTGCTGGCGGCCCGAGACGCGCTGCGCACCGCGGCACGCGCCCGCGCGGACCTGGTGGTGCTGCCGGAGTACGCGTGCGCGTTCGACCCGCGCGGTGTGGGCGTCGAGCTGGCCGAGCCGCTGGACGGCCCGTTCGTCTCGGCGTTGCGCGAGGACGCGGCCGCGCACGGCCTGGCGGTCGTCGCCGGCACGACGGTGCCGGGTGGGGAGCCGGGCGCCGACGGGCAGCCGCGCGCCCACAACGTCGTCGTGGCGGTCGACGCCGGTGGCCAGGTCGCGGGCGTCTACCGCAAGGTCCACCTGTACGACGCGTTCGGGCACCGGGAGTCGCAGCGGCTCGCGCCGGGCCCGCTCGACGCACCGCCACTCGTGCTCGACGTGGCCGGGCTGCGCTTCGGCGTGCTGACGTGCTACGACCTGCGGTTCCCGGAGTCCGCGCGCCGGCTCGTCGACGCCGGCGCCGACGTGCTCGTGGTGCCCGCCGCGTGGGCGTCGGGTGACCTCAAGGCGATGCACTGGCGCACGCTCGCGGTCGCCCGCGCGATCGAGAACACCGCCGCGGTGGTCGCTGTGGGCCAGGCGGGCCGGGGTGTCGTGGGCCGCTCGCTCGTCGTCGGGCCGGACGGGGTCGTCGGCCTCGAGCTGGACGATGTGCCGCAGGTCCGCACGGTCGACCTCGACGCCGACGAGCTGCGGTCCGTGCGTGAGCGCAACCCGTCGCTGGCGCACCGCCGCTACGCGGTGGTGCCGCGGGGCTGA
- the trhA gene encoding PAQR family membrane homeostasis protein TrhA, which yields MSTSPAHGQQHAARSDDHAGAGPLARAAADVGDAVGDAVDAAVENIKPRLRGWVHAGVAPFVLVAAIALVAMSPTPAARWSNTVFGVSAVLLFGTSAVYHRGTWSPRVAGILRRLDHTNIFLIIAGTYTPLAVLLLPAATARRLLVVVWTGAILGLLARIFWLHAPRWVYVPIYLALGWVAVGFFPQFWEAGGPTIVYLIAVGGLAYTVGAIVYGLKKPNPSPRWFGFHEIFHVLTVIGCGTHMVAVAIATSRLG from the coding sequence ATGAGCACCTCCCCCGCGCACGGACAGCAGCACGCAGCACGCTCCGACGACCACGCCGGCGCCGGTCCGCTCGCTCGCGCCGCCGCCGACGTCGGTGACGCCGTCGGTGACGCCGTCGACGCCGCCGTCGAGAACATCAAGCCCCGCCTGCGCGGCTGGGTCCACGCCGGCGTGGCGCCGTTCGTCCTGGTCGCGGCGATCGCCCTCGTGGCCATGTCGCCGACGCCCGCGGCCCGCTGGTCCAACACGGTCTTCGGGGTCTCGGCGGTCCTGCTCTTCGGGACGAGCGCCGTCTACCACCGTGGCACGTGGTCGCCGCGCGTCGCGGGCATCCTGCGACGCCTCGACCACACCAACATCTTCCTGATCATCGCCGGCACCTACACGCCGCTCGCCGTCCTGCTGCTGCCCGCGGCGACGGCGCGCAGGCTGCTCGTGGTGGTCTGGACCGGGGCGATCCTCGGGCTCCTGGCCCGCATCTTCTGGCTGCACGCACCGCGCTGGGTGTACGTCCCGATCTACCTCGCGCTGGGCTGGGTGGCCGTCGGGTTCTTCCCGCAGTTCTGGGAGGCGGGCGGGCCCACGATCGTCTACCTCATCGCGGTCGGCGGCCTGGCGTACACCGTCGGCGCGATCGTGTACGGGCTCAAGAAGCCCAACCCGAGCCCGCGCTGGTTCGGGTTCCACGAGATCTTCCACGTGCTCACGGTGATCGGGTGCGGCACCCACATGGTCGCCGTGGCGATCGCCACGTCACGCCTCGGCTGA
- a CDS encoding isoprenyl transferase: protein MRLPHPLYGLYERRLAASLHPDQVPRHVGVILDGNRRWARDSGLSSATGHRRGADKISDLLQWSENIGVEVVTLWLLSTDNLARDPAELGELLRVIEDVVGELAAERRWRIQAVGALDMLPDCTAAALKAAQDATADVQGLHVNAAVGYGGRREIADAVRAFLRMHADAGSSLDELAEAFDVEHITQHLYTKGQPDPDLVIRTSGEQRLGGFLLWQSAHSEFYFCDAYWPDFRRVDFLRAVRAYSQRERRLGR from the coding sequence GTGCGCCTGCCGCACCCGCTCTACGGCCTGTACGAGCGACGCCTGGCCGCGTCGCTGCATCCGGACCAGGTGCCGCGCCACGTCGGCGTCATCCTCGACGGCAACCGGCGCTGGGCCCGCGACAGCGGGCTGTCGTCCGCGACCGGGCACCGGCGCGGCGCCGACAAGATCAGCGACCTGCTGCAGTGGAGCGAGAACATCGGCGTCGAGGTCGTCACGCTGTGGCTGCTGTCGACCGACAACCTCGCGCGGGACCCCGCGGAGCTGGGCGAGCTCCTGCGGGTCATCGAGGACGTCGTCGGGGAGCTCGCCGCGGAGCGCCGCTGGCGCATCCAGGCGGTCGGCGCGCTCGACATGCTGCCGGACTGCACGGCTGCCGCGCTCAAGGCGGCGCAGGACGCCACGGCCGACGTGCAGGGACTGCACGTCAACGCGGCGGTGGGCTACGGCGGGCGGCGCGAGATCGCCGATGCCGTGCGCGCCTTCCTGCGCATGCACGCCGACGCCGGCTCGAGCCTCGACGAGCTCGCGGAGGCGTTCGACGTCGAGCACATCACCCAGCACCTGTACACCAAGGGGCAGCCCGACCCGGACCTCGTCATCCGCACGTCCGGCGAGCAGCGGCTCGGCGGGTTCCTGCTGTGGCAGAGCGCCCACTCCGAGTTCTACTTCTGCGACGCCTACTGGCCGGACTTCCGGCGCGTCGACTTCCTGCGCGCCGTGCGGGCGTACAGCCAGCGGGAGCGGCGCCTGGGACGCTGA
- a CDS encoding PhoH family protein, producing the protein MSQTDGSTPTPRLTYVLDTSVLLSDPRAILRFAEQDVVLPVVVITELEAKRHHAELGYYARSALRLLDDLRIKHGRLDAPMSVTDQGGTLRVELNHVDPAVLPAGFRLGDNDTRILAVAANLAAEGQHVVVVSKDLPMRVKASAVGLTAEEYRAELAVDSGWTGMDALDLSERQMADLWEHESVALADVVVGPSAVLGGAADLPCHTGLVLHSPRGSALGRVTADKHVQLVRGDQDVFGVHGRSAEQRIAIDLLLDEEIGIVSLGGRAGTGKSALALCAGLEAVLERRQHRKVMVFRPLYAVGGQDLGYLPGDSAEKMSPWAQAVFDTLGALVSKEVVEEILDRDILEVLPLTHIRGRSLHDAFVIVDEAQSLERNVLLTVLSRIGQSSRVVLTHDVAQRDNLRVGRHDGVAAVIEALKGHPLFAHVTLTRSERSPVAALVTELFEGIEL; encoded by the coding sequence GTGTCGCAGACCGACGGCTCGACCCCCACCCCCCGCCTGACCTACGTGCTCGACACGTCCGTCCTGCTGTCCGACCCCCGTGCCATCCTGCGGTTCGCCGAGCAGGACGTCGTGCTCCCCGTCGTCGTGATCACGGAGCTCGAGGCCAAGCGCCACCACGCGGAGCTCGGCTACTACGCGCGCAGCGCCCTGCGCCTGCTGGACGACCTGCGCATCAAGCACGGACGCCTGGACGCGCCGATGTCCGTCACCGACCAGGGCGGCACGCTGCGGGTCGAGCTCAACCACGTGGACCCCGCGGTGCTGCCCGCCGGGTTCCGCCTGGGGGACAACGACACGCGCATCCTGGCGGTCGCTGCCAACCTCGCGGCCGAGGGGCAGCACGTCGTCGTCGTGTCCAAGGACCTGCCGATGCGGGTCAAGGCCTCGGCGGTCGGTCTGACCGCGGAGGAGTACCGCGCCGAGCTCGCGGTGGACTCCGGGTGGACGGGCATGGACGCGCTCGACCTGTCCGAGCGGCAGATGGCGGACCTGTGGGAGCACGAGTCGGTCGCGCTCGCGGACGTCGTCGTGGGTCCCTCGGCCGTGCTCGGCGGCGCGGCCGACCTGCCCTGCCACACGGGTCTCGTGCTGCACAGCCCGCGCGGGTCGGCGCTGGGCCGGGTCACGGCCGACAAGCACGTGCAGCTGGTGCGCGGCGACCAGGACGTGTTCGGCGTGCACGGCCGCTCGGCGGAGCAGCGCATCGCGATCGACCTGCTCCTGGACGAGGAGATCGGCATCGTCTCGCTGGGCGGGCGCGCCGGGACCGGCAAGTCCGCGCTCGCGCTGTGCGCGGGCCTGGAGGCGGTGCTCGAACGCCGTCAGCACCGCAAGGTCATGGTCTTCCGGCCGCTGTACGCGGTGGGGGGCCAGGACCTGGGCTACCTGCCCGGCGACTCGGCGGAGAAGATGAGCCCGTGGGCGCAGGCCGTCTTCGACACCCTCGGGGCGCTCGTCAGCAAGGAGGTCGTCGAGGAGATCCTCGACCGCGACATCCTCGAGGTGCTGCCGCTGACGCACATCCGTGGCCGGTCGCTGCACGACGCCTTCGTGATCGTCGACGAGGCGCAGTCCCTCGAGCGCAACGTGCTGCTGACCGTGCTCTCACGCATCGGGCAGTCGTCCCGCGTCGTCCTCACGCACGACGTCGCGCAGCGCGACAACCTGCGCGTCGGTCGGCACGACGGGGTAGCAGCGGTCATCGAGGCGCTCAAGGGGCACCCGCTGTTCGCGCACGTGACCCTGACCCGCTCGGAGCGGTCCCCCGTCGCCGCGCTCGTCACCGAGCTATTCGAGGGCATCGAGCTCTGA